A single genomic interval of Mangifera indica cultivar Alphonso chromosome 5, CATAS_Mindica_2.1, whole genome shotgun sequence harbors:
- the LOC123217716 gene encoding probable pectinesterase/pectinesterase inhibitor 6, with protein sequence MDTIFFSIFNFFLLISSCNIILADEFPSWVLVANRHLLQSTPPKADIVVAQDGSGNYTTISEAVAAAAKKTDGKRLVIYVKQGVYKENVEINISNLTFIGDGMDATIITGNRSARDGFKTFNTATFGVSGYGFIARDITFENTAGPENNQSVALRSNSHRSVFYNCSFKGYQDTLYVYRKVQFYRNCDIYGTVDFIFGYAAVVFQNCNIYIRKPLSYQKNTITAHGRKSLEEKTGIIIHNSRITAAADMIGVKSIESYLGRPWEKYSRTVFMKCTIDELIHPAGWLPWNGSFALNTLYYGEYLNTGSGANTNRRVKWPGYHVIQNSTEASKFTVDNFVSGNSWIPATGVPFEGGL encoded by the exons ATGGATACaattttcttctccattttcaatttttttctactAATTTCTTCTTGCAATATTATACTAGCGGATGAATTTCCGTCGTGGGTTTTGGTTGCCAATAGGCACCTCCTTCAATCGACGCCACCAAAAGCTGACATTGTGGTTGCACAAGACGGCTCCGGAAATTATACAACCATTTCTGAAGCTGTGGCTGCTGCAGCCAAGAAAACTGATGGAAAAAGATTGGTTATCTATGTTAAGCAAGGAGTTTATAAAGAAAACGTAGAGATCAATATATCGAACTTAACATTTATTGGAGATGGAATGGATGCTACTATTATTACGGGTAATAGGAGTGCTAGAGATGGTTTCAAGACTTTTAACACGGCAACTTTCg GTGTCTCCGGATATGGATTCATAGCTCGGGACATCACATTTGAGAACACAGCAGGGCCCGAGAATAATCAATCAGTGGCTCTCCGATCAAATTCTCATAGATCAGTCTTCTACAACTGTAGCTTTAAAGGCTACCAAGACACATTATATGTCTACAGGAAAGTTCAGTTCTACCGTAATTGTGACATTTATGGAACTGTAGACTTTATCTTTGGTTATGCTGCAGTGGTGTTTCAAAACTGTAACATTTACATTCGGAAGCCATTGAGCTACCAAAAGAACACAATTACGGCACATGGAAGAAAATCGTTGGAAGAAAAGACGGGAATAATTATCCACAATTCTCGTATTACAGCCGCTGCCGATATGATAGGTGTTAAATCGATTGAAAGTTATTTGGGGCGGCCGTGGGAAAAATATTCGAGAACCGTGTTTATGAAATGTACAATCGATGAATTGATTCATCCCGCTGGTTGGTTGCCGTGGAATGGTAGTTTTGCTTTGAACACTCTCTATTATGGAGAGTATTTGAATACGGGAAGTGGGGCAAATACCAACAGGAGGGTAAAATGGCCAGGATATCATGTGATTCAAAACTCAACTGAGGCATCGAAGTTCACAGTGGATAATTTTGTAAGTGGGAATTCGTGGATTCCAGCCACCGGAGTGCCATTTGAGGGAGGGttgtga
- the LOC123217719 gene encoding probable pectinesterase/pectinesterase inhibitor 6 — protein MYSGVSGYGFIARDMTFENTTGPENNQSVALRSNSDRSVFYNCSFKGYQDTLYVYRGAQFYRNCDIYGTVDFIFGYAEVVFQNCNIYIWKPLSYQKNTITAHGRESLEDNTGIIIHNSRITAATNMIGVTSIESYLGRPWKKYSRTVVMKCTIDELIHPAGWLPWNGSFALNTLYDGEYLNTGSGANTNGRVKWPGYHVIQNSTEASKFTVDNFLSGNSWIPATGVPFEGGL, from the exons atgtatagtg GTGTCTCTGGATATGGATTCATAGCTCGGGACATGACATTTGAGAACACGACAGGGCCCGAGAATAATCAGTCAGTGGCTCTCCGATCAAATTCTGATAGATCAGTCTTCTACAACTGTAGCTTTAAAGGCTACCAAGACACATTATATGTCTACAGGGGAGCTCAATTCTACCGTAACTGTGACATTTATGGAACTGTAGACTTTATCTTTGGTTATGCAGAAGTGGTGTTTCAAAACTGTAACATTTACATTTGGAAGCCATTGAGCTACCAAAAGAACACAATTACGGCACATGGAAGAGAATCGTTGGAAGACAATACAGGAATAATTATCCACAATTCTCGTATTACTGCTGCTACCAATATGATAGGCGTAACATCGATTGAAAGCTATTTGGGGCGGCCGTGGAAAAAGTATTCAAGAACTGTGGTTATGAAATGTACGATCGATGAATTGATTCATCCCGCCGGTTGGTTGCCGTGGAATGGTAGTTTTGCTCTGAACACTCTCTATGATGGAGAGTATTTGAATACGGGAAGTGGGGCAAATACCAACGGAAGGGTAAAATGGCCAGGATATCATGTGATTCAAAACTCAACAGAGGCATCAAAGTTCACAgtggataattttttaagtgGGAATTCGTGGATTCCAGCCACCGGAGTGCCGTTTGAGGGTGGGttgtga